GAGACCGCCACCCTCTCGCTGCGGCGCGGCGACACCCGCCTCTACGTCGACCAGGTCGTCCCCGACCAGGAGCTGCGGATGGAGGTGACGCTCGGCATCCCCTACCCGCTGCACGCGGGCGGGTCGTCGAAGGCGTTCCTCGCGTTCCTGGCGGAGGCCGAGATCGAGGAGTATCTGGCCCGGCACCCGCTGGAGCCGATGACCGACAAGACGGTCACCGACCCGGTCAAGCTGCGCAAGGAGCTCGCCTCGATCCGCAAGAAGGGCTTCGCCACCTCGCTGGGCGAGCGCCAGGCCGGTGCGGCCTCCCTCGCCGCCCCCATCTTCGACCACGACGGCCACGTGGTCGCGGTCCTCAGCGTGGCAGGCCCCGCGGCCCGCTTCAAGCCGGACCACACCGACGCGGCCACCCAGCTCCTGGAGGCCGCGGGCCGGATCTCGGCCCAGCTCGGCTACGCCCCTGAACTTTAATGCTGGACACGCCGCGAAAACCGCAACAAATGTCAGGATCGACAGTGTGAGACTGCGACTCGGCGCCCGGGCGCTCATCCTCGACGAGACCGACGCGCTGCTGCTGTGCCGGCTGGACCTGACCTACAAGGGCGGTCCCTATCTCTGGCTCACCCCCGGCGGCGGGATCGACGACGGCGAGCTCGTCCTCGGCGCCCTGCGCCGCGAGCTGCTCGAGGAGATCGGCCTGCACCTCGACGCCGACCCGCCGCTGGTCTGGACCCAGCGGGTGGTCAATCCGGTCACGGCCGCGCGCGGTTACGACGGGGCGATAAACCACATCCACTGGGTACGCACACCGCGCTTCACCCCTCGCGGCCAGCTCTCCGACGAGCAGCTCGCCCGCGAGCACGTCACCGAGTTCCGCTGGTGGAGCCAGGAGGAGCTGCTCGCCTACCGGGGCGACGAGGTGTTCGCGCCGCGTGACCTGCCGGTGCTGCTGGCGGAGCTGCTCCGAAACGGGCTGCCCGCCGAGCCGGTGCAGATCGGTCTCTGACCGAGGGCATCGGCGCTACTCTTGAAGAGTTGCGCCGATCATGGAGTTACGATCGGCGAGTGCTGCTGCCCGCGTACCCCCTGATGACCGAACGGCTGACCCTGCGCCCGTTCGCGGCGGGCGACCTCGACGATCTCCACGCCTTCCACTCGCGGCCGGAGGTGGCGCGCTACCTCTACTGGGAGGCGCGCGACCGGGAGCAGACCCGGGAGGTCCTGGCCCACAAGACCGGGCAGACCGCGCTGCGTGCGGAGGGCGACCGCCTGGTGCTCGCCGTCGTCGCGGGCGAGCGGGTCATCGGCGAGGTGAGCCTCGCCTGGCTCAGCGAGGAGCACCGGCAGGGCGAGTTCGGCTACGTCTTCCACCCCGACGCGGGCGGCAGGGGCCTCGCGACCGAGGCCGCCCGGGTGGTGCTGCGGCTCGGGTTCG
This portion of the Allocatelliglobosispora scoriae genome encodes:
- a CDS encoding IclR family transcriptional regulator, with translation MPTSAAAKVVVEDDGDSQSRSIAAVERAMDVLLFFGRSGQPDLGVTEIATALGITKAAVHRILTALRSRDLITVDPATRRYALGHAAVALGRAYLARTDLRAMAAPELRHLAEQTGETATLSLRRGDTRLYVDQVVPDQELRMEVTLGIPYPLHAGGSSKAFLAFLAEAEIEEYLARHPLEPMTDKTVTDPVKLRKELASIRKKGFATSLGERQAGAASLAAPIFDHDGHVVAVLSVAGPAARFKPDHTDAATQLLEAAGRISAQLGYAPEL
- a CDS encoding NUDIX domain-containing protein; translation: MRLRLGARALILDETDALLLCRLDLTYKGGPYLWLTPGGGIDDGELVLGALRRELLEEIGLHLDADPPLVWTQRVVNPVTAARGYDGAINHIHWVRTPRFTPRGQLSDEQLAREHVTEFRWWSQEELLAYRGDEVFAPRDLPVLLAELLRNGLPAEPVQIGL
- a CDS encoding GNAT family N-acetyltransferase; the encoded protein is MLLPAYPLMTERLTLRPFAAGDLDDLHAFHSRPEVARYLYWEARDREQTREVLAHKTGQTALRAEGDRLVLAVVAGERVIGEVSLAWLSEEHRQGEFGYVFHPDAGGRGLATEAARVVLRLGFEELGLHRIIGRCDPRNEPSWRLLERLGLRREAHFVQNEIFKGEWGDEYHYAMLEDEWRAITSES